In Uranotaenia lowii strain MFRU-FL chromosome 2, ASM2978415v1, whole genome shotgun sequence, one genomic interval encodes:
- the LOC129747252 gene encoding uncharacterized protein LOC129747252 isoform X2: protein MFSGFTASLKNLGSKAEGLFDKKKKEAQDLANEKVQSAQSMAEDQAKKTQEAFGKTKQDAENLATSAASEVQATKDQATSVASGTKEAAGTLMDHAKQAAENAAQQSAQVVEKAIEDQMKAAEEKIDEGMKTVSNEVDKKMQDANKYADEKRNDLVQGVNNAATKAQESATSTAAGLLGKMNIGK from the exons CATCTCTGAAGAATCTCGGCAGCAAGGCCGAGGGCCTGTTCGACAAGAAGAAGAAGGAGGCTCAGGATTTGGCCAATGAGAAGGTCCAGTCGGCCCAGAGTATGGCCGAGGACCAGGCCAAGAAAACGCAGGAAGCCTTCGGCAAAACCAAACAGGACGCCGAAAACTTGGCCACTTCAGCAGCGTCCGAAGTCCAGGCTACCAAAGACCAGGCCACGTCCGTAGCTTCCGGAACCAAGGAG GCTGCCGGTACCTTGATGGACCATGCTAAGCAAGCCGCCGAGAATGCCGCTCAACAGAGCGCTCAAGTCGTTGAGAAGGCTATCGAGGATCAGATGAAGGCGGCTGAAGAGAAGATCGATGAAG gcATGAAAACGGTAAGCAATGAAGTGGACAAGAAAATGCAAGATGCTAACAAATACGCCGATGAGAAGCGAAACGATTTGGTGCAG GGAGTCAACAACGCTGCAACCAAGGCGCAAGAATCGGCTACATCAACGGCTGCTGGACTTCTCGGAAAAATGAACATTGGAAAGTAA
- the LOC129747252 gene encoding uncharacterized protein LOC129747252 isoform X1: MFSGFTGGATSSLKNLGSKAEGLFDKKKKEAQDLANEKVQSAQSMAEDQAKKTQEAFGKTKQDAENLATSAASEVQATKDQATSVASGTKEAAGTLMDHAKQAAENAAQQSAQVVEKAIEDQMKAAEEKIDEGMKTVSNEVDKKMQDANKYADEKRNDLVQGVNNAATKAQESATSTAAGLLGKMNIGK; this comes from the exons CATCTCTGAAGAATCTCGGCAGCAAGGCCGAGGGCCTGTTCGACAAGAAGAAGAAGGAGGCTCAGGATTTGGCCAATGAGAAGGTCCAGTCGGCCCAGAGTATGGCCGAGGACCAGGCCAAGAAAACGCAGGAAGCCTTCGGCAAAACCAAACAGGACGCCGAAAACTTGGCCACTTCAGCAGCGTCCGAAGTCCAGGCTACCAAAGACCAGGCCACGTCCGTAGCTTCCGGAACCAAGGAG GCTGCCGGTACCTTGATGGACCATGCTAAGCAAGCCGCCGAGAATGCCGCTCAACAGAGCGCTCAAGTCGTTGAGAAGGCTATCGAGGATCAGATGAAGGCGGCTGAAGAGAAGATCGATGAAG gcATGAAAACGGTAAGCAATGAAGTGGACAAGAAAATGCAAGATGCTAACAAATACGCCGATGAGAAGCGAAACGATTTGGTGCAG GGAGTCAACAACGCTGCAACCAAGGCGCAAGAATCGGCTACATCAACGGCTGCTGGACTTCTCGGAAAAATGAACATTGGAAAGTAA